CTGGGACGTAATCTTACCCAGAAGATCTTCATCCGTCAGGGGCAGAAGGAAGGCAGAAAGAGTGAGATCAAGAGGAGAGGTGTTGCGGCGGAAACCGCGCGTATCGGCCATAATGCCATAAAAAAGAGCAGTTGCAACGGTTTTCTCTACCGTGACACCCAGTTCCTGCATATACTGGGTCATCAGGCTTGCCGTCGCGCCCATATCCGGCCGCCGATCGAGGAAATCATACCCGTTCTTGACATCATGATTCGGATGATGGTCAATTACAATATTAACCCGGTCATCCTTTGCGAGGGCATTGTTGATTCCCGGACCCGGAGAATCGACAATCGCAAGGTAATTGCATTCAACAAGCGATTCCGGCGAGATCCGGTCCATCTGGATATCCAGCAGGTTCACAAAGGCGCGATTCTCCTGGTGCCCGATCTTCCCGTCATAGAGAATCCTGCAGGTGAGATTTCCCTTTGAGGCCGCATTTCCGAGCGCACAGAGCGCCATCGCACTGGATATTGTATCCGGGTCGGGATTTGTATGCGTCACGATACCCATTGTGCCGCGCCATGAAGCAAGCAGATCATAGAGTTTATGCGCCTGGCGTGAGGACTGCACTTTCCGGGCGTAATGCACGGCCTTCTTTGCAAAGACCTCCTGCGGGTGCAGGACCACATCGGCGCCCACAGCGCCATAGAGATCTTTTCCACCCACTTCTACCGTCCGTGCAATGATATATGCGCCCGGATTTGCCTCTTTTATCGTCCGCACCGCTGCGAGATTTGCTTTCTGCTCACTAGAGAGGACAAACGCCACTTTCGGGACCGGAATATCCTTCAGCATTGCAGTATCGCTGATATCCCTGCAGAACGCCTCATATTTCTGGTCACGGAGGTCCTGAACCTTCTTCTCATCCTGGTCGATGATGATGATATCATCAGTCTCCTTGAGAATTTCGTACAGCACATTATACCCGATACTGCCACACCCAAGTATCAGGTATTCCACCGATGACGCCGACTGAGATCCTTTAGGATGATTCTCCGGCATGATACCCTCAGTTTCTGTGTTTATGAGAATATTAAGGGTATCCGAAAAGTATATCGTTGAATAGTTACCACTTTAGTTGTTCACTTCTTAAGGGCCTGTAGCTTAGTCAGGAAGAGCGACGGACTCTTAATCCGTCGGCCAGGGGTTCAAATCCCTTCAGGCCCGTTATCACGTTTGTTTACACTTTTAACAGCATATTATAGAATTTTTAATTTTCAAAAATTTAGTAAAATTCTGTCAGTTTCCCCGTAACACTCCCCTCACACACAATTTCTAAAAAAGGAGAGCGACGTTTCACTTCCCAATCATGAGAAGCATCTCCTCAAGACTGAGGTAGCGCGATTCGATGCGCCGGACAGTACCGCCGGCAGAGGCCACCGCGGCAGTCACCAGATTGAGGTCATCCATACTCTCTGCAACCGCCACATACTCCCCCCCTTCCTCTTTAAAGGTGAGCGATGGCGGCAGGGTACGAACATCTGCTGCGACAAAACGTATCTGATAGGAAAGGGATCCAAAATCCTCTCTGAGCTCGTCCATCGTCCCAAAAGCGGCGACCTTTCCCTGCCGCAGGATGAGTACCTGATCACAGATCTTCTCCACCTGATAGAGATTATGGGCGGACAGAAGAATGGTTTTCCGGCATCTGTCACGCAGGTGCGCGAGGTAGTCGATGATGTAGCGCGAGGTCATCGGGTCAAGGCCGGATGTCGGTTCGTCATAGATAAGAAGGGAGGGTTTATGCAAAAGCGAACGGGCAATCGCTACCTTGCGCCTCATCCCTTTGGAGAGTTCACCGATACGTTTCCCCCCTGAATCCAGCTTAAGTGAGGTGAGCAGCTCCTCACTTCGCAGGCGGCACTCGTCCGCAGGGATCCCATATATCTCTCCAAAGAAGCGAAGATAATTCTCAACCGTCATTGTCTCATAGAGGCGGGACTCCTCCGGGAGGTACCCCAACGTCTCCTTCAGGCGTGCCGGGTCACGCCGCACATCAATGCCTTCAATAACAAGGTCACCCGCGGTCGGCCGAATCAGACCCGCCATACACTTCAGAAGTGTTGTCTTCCCGGCGCCATTGTGTCCGATGATCCCGAATATACCAGGGTCCTCAAAGGAGAAACTCACCTCATCCAGTGCCCGGAATGTGCCGTAATCCTTTACCAGTTTCCGTGCCTCAATCATCAGCTCACCGTCGAAATAGTGCTTTGCAGTCATATGATTTAACCCCCCGTGTCAGGGAATCCTGTCCTGCACTGTCCTGCATCAGAGGTTTCCATCGGACACACATCATGACAATTTGACTGAAATAGACAGATATTCCGGCACATGACAGGTGCTAATACTTAAAATAGGATTGACTGCCACCAAAGCATAGGAATGCTGTCAGCGCTACGTCAGATACTGACAATCAGCAGATGGGAGGTGCGGCGGTCTGCGACCACCATGCCACGTGAGATCCTCCCCGTAGCGGTAGTGCTGTTTATCCTTCTCATCATAGTGACCGGCTACACACAGGAAAGTGGGATTCACCTGCAGGATCGGATGTATACAGCAGGTGTTGATTCAGGAGAAACGGGGGCCATCATCCTCGGCGATCCTCGCTTCACCGTCTACCTCACGACAGCAGGAGAGACAGACCTGACCATAGTCCCCCCGTATGTCAGTTCTGCGAATACAGACCGGGGGGAGTCCGCCCTCAAGGCCTTCCAGACAGACTATACACGCTACGTTACGGCACAATATAACCGTGAAGACGACCTCTTTGCCGCGTATCCCCTCTGGATAGATATCCAATATGTAAAGAGCGAACTTGATTTCACGGCGACAGAGGCGGGCAGAGGTATCGCAGGAGCCCCGAACCCATATCAAAATCCGGTTCCGGAGCGGCCAGTACGGGCAGTTCCCGAACCATCCGCTGACGTCGGCTACACCAAAGAAGAACTTCGGGCCGAACTGGTTACTTCTGAAGGCGAAGACAGCACGGTTGCACGCTACACCGACGTCGTTGCAGGGGAGGGCGCACTAGGCGACTTCAAAACGCCGTCCCAACTCACCCCCCCACTCCCTTTTGACGCCATTGTACTGGTCTTTGTCTTCATCTTCCCCCTCTACTTCACGTCCCAGTTCTATATGATGTCCATCATGAACGAACGCATTGAGCGCAAGGGAGAGATCCTCCTGTCAAGCCCGCTTCACCCGTCGGCAATTGTCATCGGGAAGATGCTTCCTTACCTTGTGGTGATGATCACGGTCACGACCGTCCTCTCCCTTACAACAGGCGAGACAGCAGTTGTCCTTGCGGCGGTCTTCCCGATCATTCTCTTCTTCCTTGCGGCAGCCCTCTTCATCGGCATGGCCTCACGGAGCTTTAAGGAGCTCTCGTTTATCTCGATCTTCTTCTCAACTGTTGCGACGTCGTACCTCTTCTTCCCCAGCATCTTTGCCAATATCCATGTGATCTCACTCATCTCCCCCCTCACCCTCATCATCTATGGGATTGAAGGCACTCCCTTCACCCTCGCTGATTACTTCTATTCCACCTTCCTCTTCTGGGTTACCGCAGCAATTCTCTTTGCCGTATGCGTCATCAACTTCAACGAAGAACGCCTCTTTACCCTCCATCCCCTGCGGGCAAAGGTGCGGGAGTACATCGGGAGTGCGGTCTCTGAGAAGCATCCGTTTGCTTCACTCTTCGGGATCACCATCTTCTCCATCCCCTTTGTCCTGATGGCACAGCTGATGCTTCTTGTCCTGCTCTTCAACCTCCCGATGCCGCTTTCCCTCGTAATCCTGATCTTCACCGCGGCATTCATTGAGGAATTGGCAAAGTCAGTCGGCATCTACGCAATAGCTGTGGAACAACCGGCATTTCTTACATGGAAAAATGTCATCGCAGCATCTCTTGCGGTGATGGCCGGGTTCTTTTTCGGCGAGAAGCTTCTCCTCTTTGCAACACTCGCCCAGATCTCAGAATCAGTCTTCGGCGCCGCCCTTTTCACCAGCCTACAGGTGCTCTGGCTGCCCCTGACCCTCCACTTCACCGGCGCCTTCATCACGGTTTCACTCATCAAAATCTTCGGGCAGAGGGCCTATCCGTTCGCACTTATCATCGCATCCTTCGTCCATGGGACATACAATCTGTTCTTTATCACCGGAGGTTTCTGAACATGAACCTGCAGCATATATTTATCATCGCAAAAAAGGAGCTCCGGGCAATAAATTCCGAAAAAACGATTATTCTCGCAATACTCCTGCAACTCTTCATTGCGATGTTCTCATCGTTTCTCATCGTCGGCCTCGCGGCCATGTATGACCCCGACTCCCTCTCAGCGTATTCGCACCAAAAGTATCCGGTTGCCTACACCGGGTCGCCCTCGCCTCTTGCAGACCTGCTGCGGGAGAGCAAAGACTTTGTCGTCTATGATATGGACCTTGCAACAGCGGTCACCGCCCTTGAAGAGCGCAAACTCAGTGCGGTGGTCTGGGTGCCGGATACGTCCCCTGACGCCGATGAGCCGGTGAAGATAACCCTCTATACCATTAAAAATGACATCCAGTCATCGGTTGTGAACAGTAAACTCAGAGACGTCTTTGTCACCTATGAGAACACCCTGCGGGGCATCCGGGCCGACCGCATATCATCTGATCCCATTGTGATCGAACTCCCCCCGGAGGTGCCGGGAACAAACTTCTATGAGTTTGTCTACGGTCTTCTCATTCCTCTTCTCATCTTTATGCCCGCGATTATCTCAGCAGCGCTGATCATCGATATGATCACCGAGGAATTCCAGCATGACACCATCGAGACGCTCATTTCAACACCAGTCACCTTCACCGAGATGATATGGGGGAAAGTGGCCGCATGTTTTGTCATTGTACCGGTGCAGGCCTTCGTCTGGATCGCTCTGATGATAATAAACGGCATCCATGTGGCTGGCGTTGTACCGATTCTCCTCCACGTGAGCGTGGCATCGCTTCTCATGATCCTCCTCTCCACCTTTGTCGCACTCCACTACCGGGAACGTACAAGCGCACAGTTCATCTTCTCCACTGCCCTTGTAGTGGTGCTCCTCGGCGTTCTTGCCCTGCCGGTCAACCCGGCAAACCTGATTGTTCTTCTCTCCATTGGAGCTGTCGGAAGTGAACACTGGGCAGCCCTCGCAGTGATGGTGGGAGTCCTGGTGTTTGGCATAGCCGCACTCACCCGGTATGCACAGCGCGTCGAGAAGACCGCCCTTCAATAACCGAAAGACCATACATATAAATACAAGTTTGTGAAAAGAGCGTGCCTGATCGATATGAAATGGGTCGCACCTCTTCTTATATTCTGCACGCTTGCTGCAGGGGCTGTCTTCCCGGCAGGGGCAGCAACGCCGGAACAGCCAATCGCAGGAATTGCCCACTATGATATCTATACCAATGTGGATGCAGCTGACATCTACTTTGATGGTGTATACATGGGCAGAACAGCAGCCGGGTATCTCCAGTTGACAGTTGAAACACCTTCTCCATATACCCGGGCAATGGCATCCCGCGCAGGATATAACAATGCCTACGCAAATCTCCCGACGGCATCACCAGGCGGCATATACTCGATAAGCCTCATTTTGACATCAATCGCACCGTCCTACGGCACCCTCTCTGTCACCTCATCCCCAACAGGGGCTTCGGTCTATATTGACAATGTCTACAAGGGTCTCACACCACAGCAGGTAAGCCTCATCCACAACCAGTACACCCTCCGGCTGGAACACAGCGGATACAACAGATATACCCAGCAGATTTGGGTGTATGGCGGGCAGACAACAACAGTGAATGCAGCCCTTGTTCCATCCACCACATATGGCACCATTTCGGTTTCCAGCTCACCATCACTGGCCAATATCTATCTGGACGGTAGTTTCCGCGGCACGACCACCCAGACCATCAGCGGGCTTAATGCAGGGTCATACTTTGTCGAACTCACAAAACCCGGATATCAGGACTGGACCGGGTCAGTACGGGTGTACCCGGGACAGGTCACCTCAGTCTTCCAGACACTGGTACCGGTGCAGTCACCGACCACCGGTGCCCTTTCGGTCACATCAAACCCGTCCTATGCTGCTGTCTATCTGGACGGAGGCTATCAGGGACAGACAGCACCCGGCACACCTCTTGTGATCAGTGCAGTCACTGCCGGTAGCCATACCGTCACCGTACGTCTCTCCGGATATAAGGATTCGGTCTCTACCGTGACCGTCAACTCCGGACAGACCACCACAGTGAGCGCCGAACTTATCCCTTCCGGAGGAGGATCTGGCACCCTCTCTGTTACATCCTCACCAGCGGGAGCGGATGTGTACGTCAATAATGTCCGGGCAGGCATCACCCCCGTTACCTCAGACGAGATGACGCCGGGTACCTATACCGTGGCCATCCGTCTGGCCGGATACACGGAATGGTCAGCAGAGACTGAAGTGACAGCAGGCTCAACCTCGTATGTTTCAGCAAGTCTTACCCCTCTTCCTGCACAGTCACCCCCGTCACTTTTCCTGCCCGCCGGCGTGCTCATCGCACTGGGCGGATTCTTTCTGTGTCGCCGAAAGGAGAGGGAATACTGATCAGACAATATTTTCACTCCTGTTTTTCCGGACCTGAATTTAAAAACAGAGAGGGGGCTACCGGACTTGTAGTTCACAAAAAAACAGCAGATTATTTATATTCCTCAAAATAACCGTTCCACTGATCATCATGATACGAAAATGCTACGTGCTCCTCATGAGCATGCTGATATTCACTGCTATTGCAGTCCCTGCTGTAGTGGCTGCCGACACCACCATAGGCACTACCATAGGTGGTGAACAGGGCTGGTATGACATCTACACCAATGTGGATGGTTGTTCCATCTACTTTGACGGAGAATACAAGGGAACGACCACAGGAGGAATGCTGAGTGTCGGAGTCTATTCTACTGCAGCACCGTACAAAACGGTGACTGCAGAAAAGTCAGGCTACACGTCTGCATCCCAGTCTTTACCTGTAACCCCCGGAGCGGGAGAACACCAGTCTGTCTACCTGACCTTAAACCCAGTGACGCCAACCACCGGAAACCTCAAGATCAGCTCTTCACCATCCGGTGCAGCGGTCTATGTGAACAGTGTATATTATGGCACAACCCCACATACCGTCTACAACCTCCCTGCCGGAAATAATGACCTGAGGCTCACCTATTCCGGATACAAGGACTACCGGGACACAGTCCAGATCGTCGCCGGCCAGACACAGAGCACCTATGCAGCCCTTACCGCAGAAGTGACCTATGGTACCCTCTCTGTGTCATCCACCCCGTCCAATGCAAACATCTACCTGGACGGATCATACCGTGGCACTGCCCCCCGAACCATCGGCGGCCTCTCCCAGGGTGCACACACCCTTGAAGTCACCATGCCGGGATACCAGGAATGGACAAACACCATCAATATCCATTCAAATCAGGTGACCTATGTGACGGCAACACTCACTGCAGACCCCCAGAGCACGACCGGGTCCATCTCTGTCACCTCAAACCCGTCGTATGCCTCCGTCTACATTGACGGCGTCTACTACGGCACCACCAACCCCGGCAATGCCCTCCTTGCAAACAACATTGCAGCAGGCAGCCACACCGTAAAAGTCACCCTGTCCGGGTACGATGACTCTGTTTCAACGGTGACCGTCAACTCCGGACAGACCACTACTGTCAGTGCAAACCTTGCCGGTGGCGCGACCGGTAACGGGGCAATGGACATTTCATCGTCACCCACCGGTGCCACAGTCTACCTGAACAATGTGAACAAGGGTATTACTCCTGTCACCCTGAGTGATCTGACACCGGGCGGATACACCGTCACCCTCGAACTCTCCGGGTACACCACCTGGTCTGAAGTCGTCACGGTGAACTCCGGCGCGACATCCACAGTATCGGCAAACCTTGCCCCGACTACCACTGCGACCCAGAGTCCGGCACCCCTGCTTCCGGTAATCGGTGCTCTTGGTGCCTGTGCACTCATTCTTGCCGCCCGCCGGCAGGAATAATAATTCCATCATTTTTTCTCCCGGATACGTGGATCTGTATCGTTAATACGACAGAAAACAAGACTAGTGATAATGAAGGTCTTCGTCATCTCCCCGGGAATGTATACATATGGTGCAATGGTCATCGCAGGCATTGTCCGTGATGCAGGATATGAAGTAACACTCACCCGCGCATTAGAGGCAACACCGGGAGAGATCGTATTTTTGAGCCTTTATTCTACGCAGAACCTGATGGACGAGGCACTCAAATCATTCATTGACGAATACCGGAAGTCCGGCGGCAGAGTCTATATCGGAGGGCCGGTTTCGGCCGTTCCCGTGATGGTGCTCGGCGAACTGGCACCGGACGCAGTCATCTGTGGGGAGGGGGAAATGGGAGCCCTTGCCCTCCTGCGTGAAGGGGTTTCAGAAGCAGTCCCGGGGATTACATTCATGGGCCCGGAAGGGATTGTCTCCACCGGTCCGTCACCACCCTGTCAGGTTTCGCGTCCACTGCCCCTTATCCCGGCCGATATCG
Above is a window of Methanogenium organophilum DNA encoding:
- a CDS encoding DHH family phosphoesterase, with amino-acid sequence MPENHPKGSQSASSVEYLILGCGSIGYNVLYEILKETDDIIIIDQDEKKVQDLRDQKYEAFCRDISDTAMLKDIPVPKVAFVLSSEQKANLAAVRTIKEANPGAYIIARTVEVGGKDLYGAVGADVVLHPQEVFAKKAVHYARKVQSSRQAHKLYDLLASWRGTMGIVTHTNPDPDTISSAMALCALGNAASKGNLTCRILYDGKIGHQENRAFVNLLDIQMDRISPESLVECNYLAIVDSPGPGINNALAKDDRVNIVIDHHPNHDVKNGYDFLDRRPDMGATASLMTQYMQELGVTVEKTVATALFYGIMADTRGFRRNTSPLDLTLSAFLLPLTDEDLLGKITSQTVSQETLEVMGAAIRNRKIVSGYLFSSIGYVRNRDAIPQAADMLIQLEGVNTAIVYGITDQVISFSARNKDLRLNIGQAMEEAFGEIGEAGGHSAMGAANIPLSVFTMARNKDDLLDLIIDPILHRFMEIVGVEEEEPNEV
- a CDS encoding ABC transporter ATP-binding protein, producing MIEARKLVKDYGTFRALDEVSFSFEDPGIFGIIGHNGAGKTTLLKCMAGLIRPTAGDLVIEGIDVRRDPARLKETLGYLPEESRLYETMTVENYLRFFGEIYGIPADECRLRSEELLTSLKLDSGGKRIGELSKGMRRKVAIARSLLHKPSLLIYDEPTSGLDPMTSRYIIDYLAHLRDRCRKTILLSAHNLYQVEKICDQVLILRQGKVAAFGTMDELREDFGSLSYQIRFVAADVRTLPPSLTFKEEGGEYVAVAESMDDLNLVTAAVASAGGTVRRIESRYLSLEEMLLMIGK
- a CDS encoding ABC transporter permease family protein; the encoded protein is MLSALRQILTISRWEVRRSATTMPREILPVAVVLFILLIIVTGYTQESGIHLQDRMYTAGVDSGETGAIILGDPRFTVYLTTAGETDLTIVPPYVSSANTDRGESALKAFQTDYTRYVTAQYNREDDLFAAYPLWIDIQYVKSELDFTATEAGRGIAGAPNPYQNPVPERPVRAVPEPSADVGYTKEELRAELVTSEGEDSTVARYTDVVAGEGALGDFKTPSQLTPPLPFDAIVLVFVFIFPLYFTSQFYMMSIMNERIERKGEILLSSPLHPSAIVIGKMLPYLVVMITVTTVLSLTTGETAVVLAAVFPIILFFLAAALFIGMASRSFKELSFISIFFSTVATSYLFFPSIFANIHVISLISPLTLIIYGIEGTPFTLADYFYSTFLFWVTAAILFAVCVINFNEERLFTLHPLRAKVREYIGSAVSEKHPFASLFGITIFSIPFVLMAQLMLLVLLFNLPMPLSLVILIFTAAFIEELAKSVGIYAIAVEQPAFLTWKNVIAASLAVMAGFFFGEKLLLFATLAQISESVFGAALFTSLQVLWLPLTLHFTGAFITVSLIKIFGQRAYPFALIIASFVHGTYNLFFITGGF
- a CDS encoding ABC transporter permease, with the translated sequence MNLQHIFIIAKKELRAINSEKTIILAILLQLFIAMFSSFLIVGLAAMYDPDSLSAYSHQKYPVAYTGSPSPLADLLRESKDFVVYDMDLATAVTALEERKLSAVVWVPDTSPDADEPVKITLYTIKNDIQSSVVNSKLRDVFVTYENTLRGIRADRISSDPIVIELPPEVPGTNFYEFVYGLLIPLLIFMPAIISAALIIDMITEEFQHDTIETLISTPVTFTEMIWGKVAACFVIVPVQAFVWIALMIINGIHVAGVVPILLHVSVASLLMILLSTFVALHYRERTSAQFIFSTALVVVLLGVLALPVNPANLIVLLSIGAVGSEHWAALAVMVGVLVFGIAALTRYAQRVEKTALQ
- a CDS encoding PEGA domain-containing protein, with amino-acid sequence MKWVAPLLIFCTLAAGAVFPAGAATPEQPIAGIAHYDIYTNVDAADIYFDGVYMGRTAAGYLQLTVETPSPYTRAMASRAGYNNAYANLPTASPGGIYSISLILTSIAPSYGTLSVTSSPTGASVYIDNVYKGLTPQQVSLIHNQYTLRLEHSGYNRYTQQIWVYGGQTTTVNAALVPSTTYGTISVSSSPSLANIYLDGSFRGTTTQTISGLNAGSYFVELTKPGYQDWTGSVRVYPGQVTSVFQTLVPVQSPTTGALSVTSNPSYAAVYLDGGYQGQTAPGTPLVISAVTAGSHTVTVRLSGYKDSVSTVTVNSGQTTTVSAELIPSGGGSGTLSVTSSPAGADVYVNNVRAGITPVTSDEMTPGTYTVAIRLAGYTEWSAETEVTAGSTSYVSASLTPLPAQSPPSLFLPAGVLIALGGFFLCRRKEREY
- a CDS encoding PEGA domain-containing protein, with protein sequence MSMLIFTAIAVPAVVAADTTIGTTIGGEQGWYDIYTNVDGCSIYFDGEYKGTTTGGMLSVGVYSTAAPYKTVTAEKSGYTSASQSLPVTPGAGEHQSVYLTLNPVTPTTGNLKISSSPSGAAVYVNSVYYGTTPHTVYNLPAGNNDLRLTYSGYKDYRDTVQIVAGQTQSTYAALTAEVTYGTLSVSSTPSNANIYLDGSYRGTAPRTIGGLSQGAHTLEVTMPGYQEWTNTINIHSNQVTYVTATLTADPQSTTGSISVTSNPSYASVYIDGVYYGTTNPGNALLANNIAAGSHTVKVTLSGYDDSVSTVTVNSGQTTTVSANLAGGATGNGAMDISSSPTGATVYLNNVNKGITPVTLSDLTPGGYTVTLELSGYTTWSEVVTVNSGATSTVSANLAPTTTATQSPAPLLPVIGALGACALILAARRQE